The Actinosynnema mirum DSM 43827 genomic interval CGCCAGGCACACCTCCTGCGCCACGTCGTCGGCGGACGCGAACGTCCGCTCCTGCCTGCCCACCCTCGCGCGGCAGTAGCGCACCACGACCGGGCGAACCACCGCCAGCAGTTCGCGCACGGCAGCCCTGTCCCCCGCTGCCGCTGCCCGAACCTGCTCGGGGTCGAACCGCCCGTCGACCCCTAACGCGCCGGTGACTCCGTCCATCTCACCCCACTCACCCCGTGCGGCGAGCCAGCACGTGCAACCGCGCGGCCACGTCCCGCAGGGGGGATCGTGTCGCGGCGGCCAGTTCCAGCTCTGCCAACGCCTCAGCCGCGCCGGGATTCGCCTCCAGCACGGCGCCGGGCACCAGATCTGCGACGACCCCGTGCCCCTGGAGAATTTCTACCGCCAACCCGGCCGATGAGACCAGGGTCTCAAGACCTGTCACGTCGAACCGGCGCAGCAGCGGGTCGCGGGTCCCGGCGAGCTGACCGCCCTCGTCGTCCAGGAGCCTGCGCGCGTCCACGATCCGGCCGCCGATGGCCCGGTGCAGCACGGCGGCGTAGCGGTTGGCCACCAGCACCGAGACCGCCCCGCCGGGGGCCGCGGCGGCGGCGAGGGCGGCGAGCGCGGTGGCCGCGTCGTCCACGACCTCCAGCAGCCCGTGGCCGAGCACCAGGTCGGCGGCGCCGTCGCTGACCAGCTCGCCGAGGGCGTCGGTGTCGCCCTGCACGGCGATCACCCGATCGGCGACGCCCGCCTCGGCGGCGCGCCGGGTCAGGGTGGCCAGCGCGTCGGGGCTCGGGTCGACCACGGTGACCGCGCAGCCCGCGGCGGCCAGCTGGACGGCCCACACGCCGGTGCCGCCGCCGACGTCCAGGACCCTGGGGGGCTCGCCGCCCCGCCGGTCCCTCGCGGCGGTCAACTCGGTGTCGAGCACCCTCTGTACGGCGTCCGGTCGCATGGCACAGAAGCCTAAGGGCCGTAGGCTGCACCTTGTGCATACGGTCGCGGTGCTCAGCCTCAAAGGTGGAGTGGGGAAGACGACGGTCGCGCTGGGTCTCGCGTCGGCCGCGCTCAGGCGCGGCGTGCGGACGCTGGTC includes:
- a CDS encoding class I SAM-dependent methyltransferase is translated as MRPDAVQRVLDTELTAARDRRGGEPPRVLDVGGGTGVWAVQLAAAGCAVTVVDPSPDALATLTRRAAEAGVADRVIAVQGDTDALGELVSDGAADLVLGHGLLEVVDDAATALAALAAAAAPGGAVSVLVANRYAAVLHRAIGGRIVDARRLLDDEGGQLAGTRDPLLRRFDVTGLETLVSSAGLAVEILQGHGVVADLVPGAVLEANPGAAEALAELELAAATRSPLRDVAARLHVLARRTG